DNA from Musa acuminata AAA Group cultivar baxijiao chromosome BXJ1-5, Cavendish_Baxijiao_AAA, whole genome shotgun sequence:
TCCTCCAGAGTTACCGCCGATGGATTTGACCAGTAATCCCTCAGTTCCTTTTTACAAAGTCTTTTACTGTATTAGTTCCTGTGTTCTTATTGCCAGTTTTCTTCTCTTGTTATGTACTTCCTCCACTTTAGAAGTTCTTCTGATTTAGTAGAGTATGAAGGATTGATGCCTTCTTATGAACACttgtgcatattctaatgtgcAAAACTTCATATATTTTGCCTTCTTGTGAGTACTTTCTCCATTATATAAGGCAGACTGTTATTCTTAATTGGATAGGTTAGGTAACGACAGAAACTCAGTGATGGAAACCACTAAATCACAAGAAACATAAGCTAAGAGCAACCTTATGAGAATAGTTGCTTTTATTAAGGATCCATGAACTTAAAACTATTGATCATAGAGATGATACATGATAAAATTGCTCACTAAATTCTTTGAATCTTTTATGATGTGGTCCCATATCTTGTGTCTCTAATAAGCTGAGCCAACAGTCGTAAGCAACTAAGCATTGGAAGGCCCGTTTGTCACTCTTGAGATTATGAACTGTTTCCTTGACTACTGACAGTATTTCTGGGTATCAGGAATAAAGGTCTGTGTGCTAGTTGATAGAATGTGTGTTTCCTGTCCTATTTCTCTTCTTGTGAATCGGAAAACTTTTTTGAGATATTGAGCTGGAAAATATGCAACACATTGCTAAATATGCAACACATTGTCTGTTTCTTGATTTTTATATACAAATTACTGAATGTTTACTGACATGTAACAGGTCAAGCATTGTGACATTGGCAAATTATAATTGTATGTTTCAAGTTGTTGAAGAGATGTCCATTTCTAAACCAAGATATGTGTGGTTATGCTTCGTGTATCCTTGAAACAAGTAATAATGATTCTTAATCCAAATGCTCTCTAAAGATCATAGGTAATTTATCTtgttttattttataatcatgttcCATTTTAGTTTTTTAAGCAGAATAGCATTTCATATTTATTCTTATGAGAGTTGACGGTTTatcaatattttcattttttacttGCCATATTGTCTGGACAAATGTTTTCTTACTTAACATCTAAGATTGTTGTCTTGATTTGGTTTTTCTTTTTACAGGATGATGGAAACAAACTACCTTGGTGCATTCTTTCTGACCAATATTATGTTGCCACTGCTCAAGAATAGCCCTGTACCTTCCAGGATAGTTAACGTGACATCTTTTACTCATAGAAGTGGTGAGCGTAAATTAAAACCACTAAATATGCAATATTTCATTTCTTGGGAATTCTAAATTTTGAAGCTGACATCTTCCTGTTTAGTGAAACTGCATTGAACATTGCTTCCACATTACTATGTGTATCAAATACTAACCACTTTGTTCccttatttttgttcttagtatcCCATGTTGACGTCAATATGGGAAACCTGGCCAGAGAAAATCTCCATTGCTTGTCTACTTTGGGCAAGTATCAGTTTGCTCAAACCTATGAGTACTCTAAATGTAAGTTCAGTAATAGAAAACATAGTGTCCACTTATATTTCATTGTTAATGATCAGTGATTTCATGCATGACAGTTTGTACTCTGCTATTCTCATATGAGCTTCATCGCCAACTTTATGTGATGGATCCAGCTTCAAATGTCTCTATCATGTATGTGACCATACTCAATAATGGCAAGACACAATCTTGCTTCTGTTTACTTATCTACATTTTATTTTGTTGGTACTAGAATTTTGTTTAAATATCATAAACCTTTTAATTAGGCTAAGTGCTGCCTATAAATAAATAGAAGTACATTATTCTATAATTGCTACCAACCATACAGTATCATGCGACGGTAACTAAATGCCATTTTTTTTAGTTGATTTTAAACATAAATTTATGGATTCCCAGGATAATCTTTTACTTGGTTGTCCTTATAAGAAGTCACCATTTGATGATGACCAGCTGAAATATCCAATAATTGCTTGTCAAATGTACAATGCTGTTGTGGGTTGCAACAGAGAAAGGTCTTGAACCATTATCATATTCATTTTCACTGATTTAAAATGAAGAAGCCTTCAGATGCTGACTATTGATTTACTTTCTTATATTTTAGGGCCGCTGATCCTGGAGCAGTGGCAACGAACATAATGAGGGAACTTCCTCCATCCCTAAAAAGGCTGGCCTTTTTGGTTCTAGGATTCCTGCAGCTTCTGCAGTCTCCTGAAATTGGGGTTGACTCTATCATGGACGCAGCATTGGCACCGCCTGTAAGCTTCATTGATGTATCTGTCATGGATCATCTTTTTATTCAGAAGAAACTCGTATTTACCATTTGTTATGTATTTTGTTCTAGGAAGCATCAGGTAGATACTTCTTTGGGGCGAAGGGTAGGACAATTAAATCTTCTCCAGTTTCATATGATGCTAGACTTGCAGAGACACTGTGGCTAACTTCTTTCAAGCTGTTTGAAGAATGCAAAGCAAGAGTAGTAAATCAATGAAAGCTTAACTGACTCAGTCACATTAACTGATTGGTAATGAGAGAAGAATGCTTTTTTGTGCTGTTGTATGTCCTACGATCTGTATGTTCTGTTTCCTATTTGTGGACGGATGTCCTGGTTGAAACTTCTTTTTCTATATGAAGAGTAGCCAAAAGAGATTTTAACAAAAGAGAGTTCTATAAAGCTTACTAATTTCTATTGGTGCAGCCAAGATTTACATTGTTTACTTTGCTCTGGCTAGTATTTATGGTCAAGTCCTATAAGTTTTTAAGTCAAGATTTATGTACTATTTCTCGACTATGGTTAGTTGCTAATTTAACTGTATTATGAGCTTCATCAAGAATTAGGTCAAATAGCTTTATTTTTTGTCGGCCCATGAGTACAAGACAAGCTTACTTTGGATTGACACGTTGCTTCTGTCCATTGTTTCAGATGCCACTGAAGGTGATTATGCCTGTGGAGATGGCAGCACAGCAATACAGTGGGAGTGTAAAAGCTATTTATTCTGGAGCAAAGATCAGCCTGAGTTACTTGTGTTTTCATGAGAGAGTGCTTTCAACCACAGACACTTTTTCTCTATAGCTTGCCTGCCTTGATTTCTTCAGTTATCTTGTTTGTACTTTGAGAAATGCCACTTTGTTTCACCTCAACAATTACCATGTGAATAGAGCCTGCTTCATTCAAGAAATTTTGAACTCACTAGTGTCCTCCTGTTTTAGTTAACAGTGAATAACTCTTGAAAGATGTTCAAATTCTACTTATATGTGAAGAATCAGCTGTTATGAGTGTTTGCTGGCTGCTGAGTTCCTACATTGGCTTGTGTTGCCTTGAAAGATTAAATGTGACATGTTTGAAAGATTAAATGGTCCCAAGTGATGCTTGCTATTGACTATCACCTAAATCTTATATGGTTAATGGTCATATGTGGATTTCTGAAGGATGTCTTGGGAGATTTCAATCACAGGAACCTCCACACAGGATACAGAGAGAGTCACTGCAATCATCTTTCAGTGTGATTTCTTGAAAACAGTTCCCTCTTTCTATTGCACAATTTATAGGACTTGCATTGATGCCACGCAGATAAAATTTCTTTACATTAAAGAATATGTATGCTTGTTGTCCAGACCAATAGCCTCCAGAAGCATATAAACCAAAGCTTCCTCTCCAATGACTTCCACTAAGAAATAGCAGAATCAAAAGTGCGATAAATGTTTACTCTGCACATAGCTTTCCAAATCTTGTCTTGAGCAAACCTATCCCATAGCTCAGTTTCGCCATCCTGCATGACTGCTTCTTTATCAGCCTGTACATCGAAGGCCTCTCCTCCGGCACAAACCCGAAATCATCGCAGTACTCCTGCATGCCTGCAACCATAAATTGCCACACAAAGGCTCCTGCACCTGATCTGCCCTTCCGTGCAGATCTGTAGACGATGTTGAAGATGGACTTGTAGAACACATCTCTGTGGGAGTGATCAAAACCTTTGGTCTTATCGGAGAGGCCGAATTCAGTGAACAAGACAGGTTTCTTGAGTTCTTTGTCCCCGTCTTCGATGTGAGATGTCAACCATCTCGAGATGTACTTCATTTTCTGATCCAGTCCTGCACCTACTTCCCTACAGAAGAACATTGTATATGGACTGGTGCATGAATTAATTGTCATGAGACAAGAAACTAACACATGTAGATAGTAGTTGGTTCCTACCATTGATCGGGGTAGATATGAACAGAAGCA
Protein-coding regions in this window:
- the LOC103984735 gene encoding uncharacterized protein LOC103984735 isoform X1, whose amino-acid sequence is MVVVDWEAVYMVCSLEFWRMAVCWTLSLLYSHLYLLLAPRLSALFPSLLGPTPPRFPRRRFAPGPSSPIQRPLGVITGASSGLGAAAARALAAEGYLVILAGRNPQTLTKTIQEIKKHDQNACVEAFQVDISSIHSIMKFESSIKQWLEESNLHPSIQLLINNAGILAKSSRVTADGFDQMMETNYLGAFFLTNIMLPLLKNSPVPSRIVNVTSFTHRSVSHVDVNMGNLARENLHCLSTLGKYQFAQTYEYSKFCTLLFSYELHRQLYVMDPASNVSIMAADPGAVATNIMRELPPSLKRLAFLVLGFLQLLQSPEIGVDSIMDAALAPPMPLKVIMPVEMAAQQYSGSVKAIYSGAKISLSYLCFHERVLSTTDTFSL
- the LOC103984735 gene encoding uncharacterized protein LOC103984735 isoform X2, with amino-acid sequence MVVVDWEAVYMVCSLEFWRMAVCWTLSLLYSHLYLLLAPRLSALFPSLLGPTPPRFPRRRFAPGPSSPIQRPLGVITGASSGLGAAAARALAAEGYLVILAGRNPQTLTKTIQEIKKHDQNACVEAFQVDISSIHSIMKFESSIKQWLEESNLHPSIQLLINNAGILAKSSRVTADGFDQMMETNYLGAFFLTNIMLPLLKNSPVPSRIVNVTSFTHRSVSHVDVNMGNLARENLHCLSTLGKYQFAQTYEYSKFCTLLFSYELHRQLYVMDPASNVSIMAADPGAVATNIMRELPPSLKRLAFLVLGFLQLLQSPEIGVDSIMDAALAPPEASGRYFFGAKGRTIKSSPVSYDARLAETLWLTSFKLFEECKARVVNQ